The following DNA comes from Ptychodera flava strain L36383 chromosome 23 unlocalized genomic scaffold, AS_Pfla_20210202 Scaffold_24__1_contigs__length_23054250_pilon, whole genome shotgun sequence.
TagcaatgaaaaatatttcaaaaaaattgagagaCTGCTATCATTCTATTCAAGGCCCCTATTTATGTAGTGTCATTTCAAAAGACATGCCAAATTGTTGATTATCTGAGAAATAAACATGAGTACTTTAAAACAGGACAGTTTCGCTCAAGGAAATCATGACACATAAGTTCTCTTATTTCTGCTTTGTGCCTTTTTGTAAGACATGTGCTTTAAAATTTCCCAACCAAGATCtcaaaatgtaaaactttgcagttaccaaattttcaacatgaatcACTAAAGTCAGATTACCTGCTGCTTTCTTTGCCTCCGGGCTTGCTTCTTTCTGAAATCTGCAGTCTTTCCATTTGTCTGTCTCTTATTCTCTTTTCGTTTAGTCATAAAGTAAGTCTTCATAGCCACTGCAAAAAAGGAGAATATTAGGCAAATATAAAAACATTATTGTTTCTGATTAGTGTGTGTCACTTGTATGTCCCCTCGTCAATCTTTTTATCCAAATTTGTGTATAAACAGTATGTCAGTATGCTGCCAGCAAGATGATGATGACACACCCCTGCTAAATTCCCAAGCGTGTTTCTGATCAAGTGCCGTTGAAGAGGAAATTTGTCAAAACGCATGATCAATAACTTTTTAACACATGCAAAACTGGATGGAAAGTTGGCGAgtgaaattatagaaaaaaattgcatcAGCTGCATTTTTAGAAAAGGTCATGACCAgaagtgtttttaaatttttcttggccttagacATCCCTGCATTTTCTAATGAAAGACTGAGAAATACTCACCATGTATAACTGCATCATCTTCTTTCAACTGATTTTTCACTGCATCTTTTATCTCTTTATTTATGATAACATTAAGTTGATGTCCAAATCTGGAAGAAGATAAATTAGAGAGATATCAGACTGGGATGGGAAAATTTACAGTTAGGTTAGTACAGCGTACACTGGCCAGAGTTTCTGTATAGACTCAACATTGATACCATTCTTAATAAAAAGTTACCACATGTGTGTTGCAACAATTATCAGTTACATCATACAGCCCCTTTGCTCTAAGCTTTTACATGTTAActtcactgagaaatttgcacAATACTTTTTTAACTCTCTAGCTACATGTGGCTTGTTGTAAGGCTGACATTTTTTATATGCTTACTCTTGTCAAAGAGAGGGCACCTTCAGAATTGATCTCAATGACTATATGCCAGTACCAAATGTACCCATGTAAACACTATGCATTTTGGtggttgatgaaagttaaaattgttttaaCCATAATGTACTGTATAATCgagtaaaatgttgcagctacGTTGATGCAACTTTATTTggttttgtgcatgaaaatcaTGTTTGTAACAAAAGGCACACGTTTTCAGCTAAGTCCCTTCTTAAACAAGAACATATTTTCTCAACACTTACGGTTTAGTTGTATCCCAGTTCATCCCATCTTCTAAAAGACCATTGTAGATGGTATGAATGGTACTCtgaaatgaaaacattgtaaaatGATGTATGTGAAAGCGGCATACATATACACTGGCCTATAGTCTTTGTGTTATGACAGGAAAATGTCATTGCTCAAAGCTATTTGCCCTATGACTTGTAGGAAGTTCACCCTTGGGAGGCTGGCTGACTTACATGTAGAAAATCTCTGCTACAATAAGGCAGGTTTTCATATGTGCATGCAATGTGTTTATGCATCATGAGGCTCTTATTGGCTGACTATGTTGATAAATAGATTAACACCTCTGAACCTTTCAATTGTAAATGGAAACTAACCTCTCAGAGATGACAGATAAACCATTATTGTAATGCAAATATAATCTGTATAACCTTCAATTAGAAATGAATTTGGCGACCTTTAAAATGTTAATTAACTTATATCCTGTGAGCCCAAGACAGTTGCAGCCCcttactacctccatggttatagCAAGACTTAAACTAGTCAAATAATAGCAGTCAAAAAGACTGTCTTTACATTGGTTGCGGTATTAAGACTTAAACTTCACCATTAGCATTTAGAGAACTACAGATCACAAAAACCCAGTAGCATCACAGGCAACCCTGACGTATTGATTTTTTCtcagtgttttctctatcagttcctttCCTTTTCTTCATTTTCTGACTGATTGGAGTAAATGAAATTAATGATTATATAACCTGACCTAGCCTGTTGACTCTTTTTTTATACTACACTCTATCACAGGGACATTCATCTCTCATATACAAATATCGTACTTCATTAGTAAacacacaactaattatgctaatccatgGACTTAGCAGGGATCttagggttggtcaacattgcaaaagaTAGAGTGAGTGAAAAAGGTtactttttttattatttcatctattttatttactccgatcagtcatagcatgaagaaaaggagaggagaGGAGCTGATAGAGAAAGTGAGAACAACTCAATACGTCTGGGCCGCCAGTGGTAGCATGGCCCTTACATTAAAAGTGGACGTAAGGTGATAATAGTTTTGACCTCTtgcatttaaaatataaattattgcTTTACAAAACTTAATCTTCAGCTACTTGTACTTGGCCCCTCCAATAGGCAAAGCTTTCCCTACATATCAGCTCATGTAAAATGATATTGAGACACACCTACCTTTACTTTTCGAGATGGTCTAATCTTCTTCCTTGCCCGACTCTCTTGTGCCAAACTCTCTTCCAAGATTTGCTGCTTCTTCAGCATCTCTTCTTGGTTTTTCAGCAAACGCTGAAATTCATCTCGTCTGACAGTAATTTCGTCGTCGCCTCGTGCAGTGGCAGCGTCCTGATCGCTCATCAGGAGCTCTCGGCGTGGATGGAGGGCCGACGAAGCGGTGACTGGCTGCGACAGGCTTGTTGTAGGAGTTTCGGAGATTTCAGCAGACGCCATGACTTGTCGAATGTAGAACAACGCACAAGCACTAATCGAGATAAATGTGTCTCAACTCAGCTGAGTTTAAAGTCCCCGCGGATTGTGTTGCTTTATATAGCATTGAGCGTGTTGACTCATGGGTAATAGCCTCGTTCAATATAGTATACACAACTTTCAATATCCTGAGGTTATTGTACAATATAGataataaatatacaaaaatgcaaTCGAAATAAAACTatataaacatcaaaatttatatttagATACCAGAATATTCAAATACAGCATATTTTATAAGAGACAAATTTACATAATGTGATCGAGGACAATATGAAAGCGAGGCTGCTCAGCCTGCACAACATAATCAACATCCGGTTTTGAGGTCTCGCTGTTCGCTGTCAACTTCGAACGATTCAAATCACTATCTCCAAGCTTCGATGGTCTCGGTAAGGCATTTGATATGGCACAACAACATTGCAGTCGACGTCCATAAACTTCTAGGTAAGTTATACACTTGCTAATATAGCAATATTATTCTGTACTATGTCGATCAGCCTACATCGGCGAGCTTGTCTGTATAGTGTTTGTATTTTCTAGacgaaattctgaaaaatgatACATGTCTACAAGTCTTCATCCTACAATCACGTCTCTTGTGGTTAGGTGCACGGTGGACGGCCCCTCTTTCAAAGTCGGCATGTAATACAGTATACAGTGACTGTGCTTGCCTTGTCCTCGCTACATACACTCTTttgacagacacacagactgaATATAGAGAACACTCAGACAGCAATTAATATGTGCTATATATCTACTAGCAATCAATGACAGTTTTAAGAGCAGTCCTTGTCGTTGACTTCCTAATTACATATTCAAACcctttgttttaaaatgttattacCTCATTGATGTTTCCTCCAATAAATGATTTTGCTGTACATGCATTTCCATTGTTGTAGACCTAATCACTGATGGTTGCCTTTTCCTGTTTATGTGTGTTCAGAAATAACACTAGGTCCAAATTAAGATATCAGTCATACTTCAAATGAATTGCAATTCTATTAAACATGACAAGTTTTtgtttaatgttttgtttgttgctttttaatgtaaatttgtatGCCTTGATGAGTTGCTAGTCTTGTACAATTGGTACTATCTCCTTTTTTCATCAGTACACGGTCTCTTTATCACCATGATGAGTACAATAAGATTTCCACGCACACCATAGCAGAGGACATACTACTGCTAAGATAGTGAACATAACAGTTGGGCCACAgtaatcaaattctttgttttacacCCACTCAAATGTCTGAAAACATAAGTGGAAGGAGGTAAAAAACACACCCAAGGCAATTACAACACACAAgttttatgttcttgattattTCCATGTTACAACATAAGTGCCTATTCAAGTATCATATCAGAAACTTCCTTTAATCGTCATAGGTATACTGTAAGATGAGAAATTTCGTAAACAAAGAGTTGTAGGCAGAAAAGCTACTCGGTAAAATCCTATTCAAACACACAAGTTTTTTCACAGGAACTTCAAAAAACCTATGCGTACACAGACGCATAACAAAGCATTAAATTACTTTAGGCTAACTGGGGATCTATTAAACGTggagtatacctttaattattGCAGGTTAAAAAGGTAAAAACATTACAAAGTACCTGTAATGAGGTTCTTTCTTATTGGTCCCAATGCACACATTGGACGTGTCTGTGAAACAAACTTGAGGGCAACTGGGACCAGTCTCAGAGTGCGTTTGGGGCCAACTGGAGTTGCAAGATCAGAGTTTCAGCTACCCTAACAGACCTGTTACCTCATAAACTAATTGATAGCCAGAATGTTCAGAATGTTCTAATTGCTAAGATTTCTAAGTACATGGCCagtaaaaagtgaaaatgcaTGAATTTCTCCTCACTATTTGTGATAATTTCTCTCATTGTATAACTTGATAAAGCCCACTGCCATTAATGGCAGTATTTTTATGTATTGTATGTTTAGTATGTTATGCACTGTGTAACTATCTGCTTCCCTTTTTACAGTGACCACATGGCTCCAAAAAGAAAAGTTTGCCCACACTGTGATGAGGAGGTGATTGTAAAAGTCTACAAGCAGCATCGCCGGCTGTACTTCAATGAATCTTCTGGTGTGTGGACCACGGTTGATGACATGGAACGAGAGGAAGATAAACGGCTGGCAGGTGATGACAGTTTAAACGTGTGGATGAACATTGACAATGAGGTTGACAGCAGCTTTTTCGTTGAGTGTACTCAACTACACAGTGAAGAGAACTACATGGATAAAACAGTGAAGACTCAGGACATTgatcatttcattgaaaatttagAGGAAGAGGACCGTGTATACTTCACTGAACCTCATGCAGAAGAGGATACAGATGTCGCAAATGATcactttaattttgaaatttgggacAATGTAAATGAGAGAGAATTGAACGAAGATTTCAGTGAAGCATTTGACTCTTCAAAtctatttatttcagttttggaGGAGGAGTCAACTGACCCTCGGTTATTGACTCTAGCCAATTGGTTCTGTCTTTTTTTGTCCTATCTATggtattttcacaatttgacaGATGCATGCATGCTCTTGGTAATTGGCTTTTTTAGAACATTGTTCCTCATTTTTGGAAAAGTATTCCCATGCATTGCTGCGTTTTCTGTTCTTTTACCTAGCAGTTTGTATAAGCTGAAAAAATTATAGGTTTACATGAAGATAGATTTGTCAAGTATGTAGTTTGCCCAAAATGCAGTGCAGTATACAAATTTCATGACTGTTACAAGAAAGTGGGTGGCCAGAATATACCTGTAAAGTGCAAGTTTGTTGAGTTTCCAGCACACAGACAGAAAAAACACAGGCAACCATGTGGGGCGCCTTTACTTAAAGAAGTAGAGCTGCAGGGAGGCAAGAAGCGTTTGTACTCATTTAAAGTTTATTGTTACAGATCTGTTTTACAGTCCCTCTCTAGTCTTGTCAAACGTGATGGTTTTGTGCAAAAATGTGAGCTCTGGCGTGATAGGAAACAGTCCCCTGGTGTTCTGTCAGATATTTATGATGGAAGAATTTGGAAAGAATTCAAAATATAAATGGAAAGTCATTCTTGAGTTCTCCAAAAAATTATGCCATGCAATTGAATTGGATTGGTTTTGCCCATTTAAACACCTTCCATATAGTGTAGGAGCACTTTACTTAATATATCTTAATTTGCCGCGCACTGAGCGTTACAAGAAGGAAAATGTCATTCTTGTTGGGttgttaccaggtccaagggagccgtcattaaaTGTTAATTCATTTCTTAACCTCTGGTGGAGAGATGCAATTATTGTGGGATGAAGGCTTATTATGTTTTGTTATAGAATCCGGCAAAAGCTTAGTCAGTAAATTTCATGCCGCCATAATAAGTGTTGTATCTGATGTACCAGCAACAAGAAAACTTTGTGGTTTTGTGGGTCATATGGCTAAAAGAGGATGCTCCAAATGTGAGAAAGAATTCATCTCAggcaaatttggtgaaaaaattaaCTATGGCGGTTTTGAGCCTGCACATGGGAGGCACAATGCTCAACATCGTAAACAAGCAGAAGAGACTTACCAACAAATGTCAAAAGCAGATAGGGATTCCTTAGTGTCAAAATATGGTGTACGGTACACATCATTAATGAGGCTCACATATTTTGACTGTGTGAGATTCCATGTAATTGACCCACTCCATAATTTATTCCTTGGAACAGGTAAATACATTATGAAGAATGTCTGGCTGGACAAAGATAAACCGAAAATTACTAAAACTCAACTTGAAACAATCCAGCAAAAGATTGACTGTACTAAAGTGCCATCTAACATGGGAAGAATGCCATTGAAAATAGCCACAAGTTTTAGCGGGTTCACCGCAGACCAATGGAAACATTGGATTACTCTTTTCTCAGTGTTTTCATTGAAAGGGATTTTGCCAAGGAAAGATATGGAAATGTGGCGGTTTTTTGTATTGGCTTGCAATTTTCTTTGCTCTCCAGTGATAACTTTAAGTAATATTGCTAGAGGTCATTCTTACATAATGCAATTTTGTCGTCAGTTTGAGCAAATTTATGGATCAGAAAAAGTAACACCAAACATGCACTACCACACCCATCTTGTAGACTGCATTTTAGACTATGGCCCAGTATATGCCTTCTGGACCTTTCCATATGAAAGGTATAATGGAATACTGTCAGATTATTGTGCTAATCATCGACCAATAGAAATACAAATTATGCGGAGGTTTCTTAATGAACAGTTACTCTATAGTATGCCAAAACCAGTTGACTACCAGGATTTCTGTGAATTTTTCCCCTAAATTGTCAAGAAAATGCCTTTGTACCATTGCAGCAGCAAAGAGGCAATGATGAGTCGATTGAGCTGGTAGGAACATTGTCATTTGGACCCGTTATGACTTTGTCACCTGTGTTGAAAACAGTACATTTATTTCACATGGTTGGGCCAATTT
Coding sequences within:
- the LOC139124499 gene encoding uncharacterized protein translates to MASAEISETPTTSLSQPVTASSALHPRRELLMSDQDAATARGDDEITVRRDEFQRLLKNQEEMLKKQQILEESLAQESRARKKIRPSRKVKSTIHTIYNGLLEDGMNWDTTKPFGHQLNVIINKEIKDAVKNQLKEDDAVIHVAMKTYFMTKRKENKRQTNGKTADFRKKQARRQRKQQKLSRRKEMLAIMTSMGEREKELIKGILTTEYISSEDTDSSGEHQMSDDDFDIASNKRAKALRRRPQSWRAKRVDDVFDILDKKHCKKLKKMGGGFIHTRQDGAPSLRSAPEDAPVWAVKQNALSM